One window of Esox lucius isolate fEsoLuc1 chromosome 25, fEsoLuc1.pri, whole genome shotgun sequence genomic DNA carries:
- the chrnb3a gene encoding neuronal acetylcholine receptor subunit beta-3a isoform X2 produces MKFAVRVLWLLWFAVSDATIEAPEEFVSLAELEDALLTNLFRGYQKWVRPVLHANDTITVRFGLKISQLVDVDEKNQLMTTNVWLWQEWVDVKLQWNPDEYGGITSIRVPSETIWLPDIVLYENADGRFEGSLMTKAIVRWDGTIMWTPPASYKSSCTMDVTFFPFDRQNCSMKFGSWTYDGNMVDLVLVDHYVDRKDFFDNGEWEILNATGAKGSRRDGIYWYPFVTYSFILKRLPLFYTLFLIIPCLGLSFLTVLVFYLPSDEGEKLSLSTSVLVSLTVFLLVIEEIIPSSSKVIPLIGEYLLFIMIFVTFSIIVTVFVINVHHRSSATYHPMAPWVKSLFLQRLPRLLCMRGHTDRYHYPDIELRSPELKTRGGPGRRGASGQGQGQQRGPAGGKEDENHAWLAMLEKATNSVRYISRHIKKEHFIREVVQDWKFVAQVLDRILLWAFLTVSILGTILIFTPAISLYLTTPPYNT; encoded by the exons ATGAAGTTTGCGGTTAGAGTGTTGTGGCTGTTGTGGTTCGCGGTCAGCGATGCAACGATTGAAG ctccGGAGGAGTTTGTGTCTCTGGCTGAACTAGAGGATGCGCTGTTGACAAACTTGTTTAGGGGGTACCAGAAATGGGTCCGACCCGTCCTGCATGCCAATGACACCATCACTGTACGCTTCGGACTCAAAATCTCCCAGCTGGTGGATGTG GATGAGAAGAATCAGCTCATGACTACAAATGTCTGGCTATGGCAG GAGTGGGTGGATGTGAAACTGCAGTGGAATCCAGATGAGTATGGAGGAATCACGTCCATCCGGGTTCCCTCTGAAACAATATGGCTGCCGGACATCGTCCTCTATGAGAA tgccGACGGGCGTTTCGAGGGCTCTCTGATGACCAAGGCCATCGTGAGGTGGGACGGTACCATCATGTGGACTCCCCCGGCTAGCTATAAGTCATCATGCACCATGGACGTCACCTTCTTTCCCTTCGACAG ACAGAACTGCTCCATGAAGTTCGGCTCGTGGACCTATGACGGCAACATGGTGGACTTGGTCCTGGTCGATCACTACGTGGACCGCAAGGACTTCTTCGACAACG GTGAGTGGGAGATCCTCAACGCCACGGGCGCCAAGGGCAGCCGCAGGGACGGGATCTACTGGTACCCTTTTGTGACGTACTCCTTCATCCTGAAGAGGCTTCCCCTGTTCTACACGCTCTTCCTCATCATCCCCTGCCTCGGCCTGTCCTTCCTCACCGTCTTGGTGTTCTACCTCCCGTCCGACGAAGGAGAGAAGCTGTCGCTGTCGACGTCCGTCCTGGTGTCTCTCACCGTGTTCCTCCTGGTCATAGAGGAGATCATACCGTCTTCATCTAAG GTTATCCCGTTGATTGGAGAgtacctcctcttcatcatgaTCTTCGTCACCTTCTCCATCATCGTGACGGTGTTTGTCATCAACGTCCACCACCGCTCCTCCGCCACCTATCACCCCATGGCCCCCTGGGTAAAGAGCCTGTTCCTGCAGAGATTACCCAGACTCCTCTGCATGAGGGGACACACTGACAG GTACCACTACCCAGACATTGAGCTGCGCAGCCCCGAGCTGAAGACCCGTGGAGGTCCAGGGCGGAGGGGGGCATCAGGGCAGGGCCAAGGCCAGCAGAGAGGCCCTGCAGGGGGGAAGGAGGATGAGAACCATGCCTGGCTGGCCATGTTGGAGAAAGCCACCAACTCTGTACGCTACATCAGTCGTCACATCAAGAAGGAGCACTTTATCAGAgag GTTGTGCAGGACTGGAAGTTTGTGGCTCAGGTGTTGGACAGGATCTTACTGTGGGCCTTCCTCACTGTGTCCATTCTTGGTACCATCCTCATCTTCACTCCCGCCATCAGCTTGTACCTCACTACCCCTCCTTACAACAC ATAG
- the chrnb3a gene encoding neuronal acetylcholine receptor subunit beta-3a isoform X3, with amino-acid sequence MKFAVRVLWLLWFAVSDATIEAPEEFVSLAELEDALLTNLFRGYQKWVRPVLHANDTITVRFGLKISQLVDVEWVDVKLQWNPDEYGGITSIRVPSETIWLPDIVLYENADGRFEGSLMTKAIVRWDGTIMWTPPASYKSSCTMDVTFFPFDRQNCSMKFGSWTYDGNMVDLVLVDHYVDRKDFFDNGEWEILNATGAKGSRRDGIYWYPFVTYSFILKRLPLFYTLFLIIPCLGLSFLTVLVFYLPSDEGEKLSLSTSVLVSLTVFLLVIEEIIPSSSKVIPLIGEYLLFIMIFVTFSIIVTVFVINVHHRSSATYHPMAPWVKSLFLQRLPRLLCMRGHTDRYHYPDIELRSPELKTRGGPGRRGASGQGQGQQRGPAGGKEDENHAWLAMLEKATNSVRYISRHIKKEHFIREVVQDWKFVAQVLDRILLWAFLTVSILGTILIFTPAISLYLTTPPYNT; translated from the exons ATGAAGTTTGCGGTTAGAGTGTTGTGGCTGTTGTGGTTCGCGGTCAGCGATGCAACGATTGAAG ctccGGAGGAGTTTGTGTCTCTGGCTGAACTAGAGGATGCGCTGTTGACAAACTTGTTTAGGGGGTACCAGAAATGGGTCCGACCCGTCCTGCATGCCAATGACACCATCACTGTACGCTTCGGACTCAAAATCTCCCAGCTGGTGGATGTG GAGTGGGTGGATGTGAAACTGCAGTGGAATCCAGATGAGTATGGAGGAATCACGTCCATCCGGGTTCCCTCTGAAACAATATGGCTGCCGGACATCGTCCTCTATGAGAA tgccGACGGGCGTTTCGAGGGCTCTCTGATGACCAAGGCCATCGTGAGGTGGGACGGTACCATCATGTGGACTCCCCCGGCTAGCTATAAGTCATCATGCACCATGGACGTCACCTTCTTTCCCTTCGACAG ACAGAACTGCTCCATGAAGTTCGGCTCGTGGACCTATGACGGCAACATGGTGGACTTGGTCCTGGTCGATCACTACGTGGACCGCAAGGACTTCTTCGACAACG GTGAGTGGGAGATCCTCAACGCCACGGGCGCCAAGGGCAGCCGCAGGGACGGGATCTACTGGTACCCTTTTGTGACGTACTCCTTCATCCTGAAGAGGCTTCCCCTGTTCTACACGCTCTTCCTCATCATCCCCTGCCTCGGCCTGTCCTTCCTCACCGTCTTGGTGTTCTACCTCCCGTCCGACGAAGGAGAGAAGCTGTCGCTGTCGACGTCCGTCCTGGTGTCTCTCACCGTGTTCCTCCTGGTCATAGAGGAGATCATACCGTCTTCATCTAAG GTTATCCCGTTGATTGGAGAgtacctcctcttcatcatgaTCTTCGTCACCTTCTCCATCATCGTGACGGTGTTTGTCATCAACGTCCACCACCGCTCCTCCGCCACCTATCACCCCATGGCCCCCTGGGTAAAGAGCCTGTTCCTGCAGAGATTACCCAGACTCCTCTGCATGAGGGGACACACTGACAG GTACCACTACCCAGACATTGAGCTGCGCAGCCCCGAGCTGAAGACCCGTGGAGGTCCAGGGCGGAGGGGGGCATCAGGGCAGGGCCAAGGCCAGCAGAGAGGCCCTGCAGGGGGGAAGGAGGATGAGAACCATGCCTGGCTGGCCATGTTGGAGAAAGCCACCAACTCTGTACGCTACATCAGTCGTCACATCAAGAAGGAGCACTTTATCAGAgag GTTGTGCAGGACTGGAAGTTTGTGGCTCAGGTGTTGGACAGGATCTTACTGTGGGCCTTCCTCACTGTGTCCATTCTTGGTACCATCCTCATCTTCACTCCCGCCATCAGCTTGTACCTCACTACCCCTCCTTACAACACATAG